GAGCTGAATCTGCCGGACCCGGAGACGGTCGTCTTCGCGCCGAACACCCACGATTTCCTGATCCGCGTCTTTTCCGGCTGGGAAACGAAGCCCGTCCGCATCCTGACGACGGACGGTGAGTTCCACGCCTTCCGCCGACAGGCCGAACGCTGGGAAGAGAGCGGCGAGGCGGTCGTCACCCGCGTGCCGCTGGAGCCGTTCGAGACCTTCGATGCGCGCTTCACGGCGGCGGCGCAGGCCGGCGGTCATGATGTGATCTTCGTGAGTCAGGTCTTCTTCAAGACGGGCCAGGCGATCGGTTGCATCGACGATCTGGCGGCGCTGGCCCGGCCCGAAGGACCGTGGGTGATCGTCGACGGCTATCACGGCTTCATGGCCACGCCGACAGACCTGTCGGCCGTGGCGGACCGCATCTTCTATGTCTCGGGCGGCTACAAATACGCCATGACCGGCGAAGGGGCGGGCTTCCTGCACGCGCCCGCAGGGTTCTGCGAACGCCCCGTGGTCACGGGCTGGTTCGCCGAGTTCGGCAACCTGATGGGACCGCCGGAAGGGGTCCAGTACCGCGCCGATGCCGGCCGCTTCTGGGGGGCGACCTTCGATTCCACGCCCCTGTACCGGTTCAACGCCGTGCGCCGGATGCTGGATGAGCAGGGCCTGACGACCGCCGCCATATCCGCCCATGCCGACAGGCTCTCGGCCCGGTTCGCGAAGGCGCTGGCGGCCGGGGAGTGCGGACGCCTGGGCGAGGCAGTGATCCTGAACCCGGTCGCGGGCGACAACGCGCCTCGCGCCCGATTCCTGGCGCTGAAGCACAAGGACGCCCAGGCCTGGCGGGCGCGCCTGCTGGAGGCCAACGTCGTCACCGACGTGCGCGACGAGGTCATCCGCTTCGGCTTCGGGCTCTACCAGGACGAAGACGACGTCGAACGCCTGATCCAGACCTGCAGTCGCCTGTTCTGACGTCGCCCTAGAAGAAGGTCGTGTCTTCCTGCTGCGTCGGCTGAGGCGGCGCGGTCGGCTGGCTGGGCCGGGTCGGGGTCGCGCGGGGCGGGGTCGCGGGCGCGCCCGGGGCTCCCGCGGGCGGGACCGGCTGGCCGGGCGCGACTTGGCCATCGACGGGCGGGATGCCC
This DNA window, taken from Brevundimonas subvibrioides ATCC 15264, encodes the following:
- a CDS encoding aminotransferase class V-fold PLP-dependent enzyme, whose product is MTYKPLFSRALELDPERLHFAAHSHHLWPDASFDGQVRAWVEANHFADRKWDLILGDVVPEAQKHVARELNLPDPETVVFAPNTHDFLIRVFSGWETKPVRILTTDGEFHAFRRQAERWEESGEAVVTRVPLEPFETFDARFTAAAQAGGHDVIFVSQVFFKTGQAIGCIDDLAALARPEGPWVIVDGYHGFMATPTDLSAVADRIFYVSGGYKYAMTGEGAGFLHAPAGFCERPVVTGWFAEFGNLMGPPEGVQYRADAGRFWGATFDSTPLYRFNAVRRMLDEQGLTTAAISAHADRLSARFAKALAAGECGRLGEAVILNPVAGDNAPRARFLALKHKDAQAWRARLLEANVVTDVRDEVIRFGFGLYQDEDDVERLIQTCSRLF